Below is a genomic region from Desulfuromonas sp..
CCCCGAAGACGTCGCGCATCACGTCGCAGATTTCCCCGAGGGAGGCGTAGGCCTTGACGGCGTCGAGGATATAGGGCATCAGGTTGTCAGTCCCCTGTGAGGCCTGTTTCAGGGCCGCCAGCTTCTCCTGCACCGCGGCCTGGTCACGGCTCCCCTTGACCTCGGCGATGGCCTTCTTCTGGGCGATCTCCACCTCGGGCTTGATCTTGAGCAGGTCCTTCGGCGGCTCTTCCTCGACGGTGAACTTGTTCACCCCGACGATCACCTGATCCTCGCTCTCGATCGCCTTCTGGTAGGCGAAGGCGCTGTCCTGGATCTCCTTCTGCTGGAACCCGCGGCTGATCGCCTCGGTGGCTCCGCCGAGATCGTCGATCTTCTGAATGTACTCCAGTGCCTTCGCCTCGATCTGGTCGGTGAGGCTCTCCACCATGTAGGAGCCGGCCAGGGGATCGATGGAATCGGCCGCCCCGGACTCGTGGGCAATGACCTGCTGGGTGCGCAGAGCGATGCGCACCGAGTCCTCCGTCGGCAGGGCGAGGGCCTCGTCGCGGCTGTTTGTATGCAGCGACTGGGTGCCGCCGAGGACCGCGGCCAGCGCCTGGATGGTTACGCGCATGATGTTGTTGTCGGGCTGCTGGGCGGTGAGGGTGCAACCGGCAGTCTGGGTGTGGAAGCGCAGCATCTGGCTCTTGGGGTTCTTGGCCCCGAAGCGCTCCTTCATCACCTTCGCCCAGATACGGCGGGCGGCGCGGAACTTGGCGACCTCCTCGAACAGGTTGTTGTGGGCGTTGAAGAAGAAGGCCAGGCGCGGGGCGAACTCGTCGACATCGAGGCCGGCCTTGATCGCCGCCTCGACGTAGGCGATGCCGTCGGCGAGGGTAAAGGCGACTTCCTGGACCGCGGAGGAGCCGGCCTCGCGGATGTGGTAGCCGCTGATGGAGATGGTGTTCCACTTGGGGACGTGATCCTTGCAATAGGCGAAGATGTCGGTAATGATCCGCATCGACTCCTGCGGCGGGTAGATGTAGGTGCCCCGGGCCATGTACTCCTTGAGGATGTCGTTCTGGATGGTGCCCATGACCTTGTCGGAGCTGACCCCCTGCTTCTCGGCGACAGCGATGTACATGGCGAGCAGCACCGCGGCCGAGGCGTTGATGGTCATGGAGGTGGAAACCTTGTCGAGGGGGATCTGGTCGAAGAGAATTTCCATGTCCGCCAGGGTGTCGATGGCGACCCCGACCTTGCCGACCTCGCCGTCGGCCATGGGGCCGTCCGAGTCGTAGCCCATCTGCGTCGGCAGGTCGAAGGCGACCGAGAGCCCGGTCTGACCGGCGCCGAGAAGGTAACGGTAGCGCTCGTTCGACTCCTTGGCGGTGCCGAAGCCGGCGTACTGGCGCATGGTCCAGAAACGGCCGCGATACATGGTCGGCTGCACGCCGCGGGTATAGGGATACTCGCCGGGAAGGCCGAGGGTCTCCATATACGCGGGGGCGTCGCCCTCGGGGGTAAAGACCCGCTCCAGTTCAAGGTCGGAGGTCGTTTCGAACTTGGCCTTGCGTTCGGGGTTGCGGTCGGTGACCTTCTTGACCGTGGTCGATTCCCAGCGTCCTTTTTGGTCGCGAATGCTCATGTCATAGCTCCTTTCAGTCACAAAACCAGAAGCCGTCCCTACGGCTCCGACTCCCCGGTTTTCGGCTTCTGCAAAAAGAAAAAGGACCGACCAGGGTCGGCCGATCCTCCGGTCTTGTCTCTATAAGGGGGGCGATTGTTCCTCTGCCCTCCGATGCCCGATCAAGAAGGGCGGGGTCGCTCTTCGCCGGCAGTCAGCGAGTTACAACGGCAACCACCTGAACCTCCTGGCCATCGTAAGAGAGAAGGCGGTGCTTGAGCTCTGAATCGAAGTAGATCGCATCCCCCGCCTCGAGGATAATGCGCTGGTCTTCGAGAATGACCTCCGCCTTGCCCTTGAGAATGAGCAGGAACTCCTCCCCTTCGTGATTGTAGAGGGTCTCCTCCTCGGCCCGCTCGGAGACGGAAACCAGAAACGGCTCCATCTTCTTATTGCGCTTGCGGAAGGAGAGGGCCTCGTAGGTGTACCCGTGGCCGGTTCCTGCCTTGGAGATCACTCGACTTGCGACCCGCCGCTCCCCGCTGCGCACAACCTCGAACTTGCGTTCCTCCTCCTCCTCCTCGAAAAACAGGCCCATCTTCACGTCGAAGAACTTGGCGAGCTTGGAGAGGGTCGCGATGGGGGGCGAGACGTTGTTGTTCTCGATTTGCGAAATCAGGGCGGGAGAGAAACCCGTCTCCCGAGCCACGTCCTGCAGGGTAAGCTTGCGCGCTTTGCGAAGTTTCTTGATCTTGGAGCCGATATTGAATTCCAGAGCCATATTCGATCCCGTAAAAAGAAATAAAAAATGGTTTTATAGGAGCGCAGATATAACCGAAAACGCAGGAATTGTCAACAGGATTGTTTATTGAGGGTAAAACCTATTTACTGTCATTAAAGCCACCCGCCCCCGCTGAGGCCCAGGTTTCAAATTCCCCAAAAACTCCCAAACTTATGTTTTAATTTTCGACTCGGGGCGCGTCCCGACCGAATCGAGACGAGCTCCAGGAATCATTCCCCCGCTTCCATCAACACCGGGAGCGCTCCCTCCCTGCGGAGGCAAAAAAAGACGGGACACCAAAACTGTGCTTTTGGGACCCCAATGCGCCCCTCCCCCCCAAGGAAACAGCTCTCACCCATGACCTGGGCAACCACGGGTCGGAAAACCGCCCGTTTCACCCGTTCAATCTAAACGGAGTTGAGGAATACGCGGTTTAGGATTGGCCTGACCACTTCTCCAGTCGTTTTTTTTTGGAACCCCGGCTGTCCACCCGACCCCATTCAGGGGGGAATTTTCAAAATCCTGGTCTATTTCAGAATTTCTATATCAATTCAAAGACTTGGGCCCCGAAGGTGGGGGCGTTATGGGGGGGGACAAATTTGGCTTTTTCAAACCACCGGTATGTCCAGCAAAACAAGAAAGTCTCGTAACATGCTGTTTTGGCGAAGCTTTTGGCGTTTTTTCCCTTGCACAATGTTTCTATGAGCGTATAATTTTCTACAACGTTACCCTTCTGGCCATTTTTACCATAACAAGCGAAAGGAGCCTCGGCATGAAATGCCCCGTCTGCAAAAACACCGACCAGCACATCGAGATCGACGTCCACGCGAACGGCTTCGATGAAGAGATCATCGAGTGCGATATCTGCGGAACGACCTGGTCGGTCAACCACGGCGTTTCGGAGGTCGTCAAGGATTCCCAGGAAAAATCGTTCCTCGAAGCAACCTCTGAATGCGTTGAAGGGGACGATTACTGCTGGGTCGCCTGATCCCCCCACTGGACAACCCCTCTAGTCCGGAGTGGGCCTCTATCGCCTGAATCCGGGCGGGACCCCCTTTTCCCGGCCTAGCGCCCACGGGAAGGGACCGTTTCCCGCTTTCAGCAAATCGACTCCAAACCCGCCCCCGAAACAACAAGCCCCGCCTGGATCAGGCGGGGCTTGAATGTCTCTCCAGGTGATTCTTTGGGACCGTTAGCGCTATCGCGCTCTAGAGCACAGCCTCCAGGTATTCAGCGGTCCGACCACGCTTTTCCTTTTCGATCGCCTTCGGATCGACATCGACGAACTTCTCGTCAGGGGTCACCTTGAAGAGCGGCTGCCCCTTCTGGACGATGACCCCGTCGCCCCCCTCGATGAGGATCTTGTCGATGGTCCCCGAGAAGGGTGCCGGGACCTTGTTGAACATCTTCATGACCTCGAGGATAAAGAGCGGCTGGCCCTTCTCGAAATGATCGCCTTCCTTGGCGAAGGGCGGCATTCCCGGGGCCTCCTGGGCGTAGTACATGCCGCCGCCCGGCGTGACGATTTCGTCGGCCTTGGTCGCCGGCGGGGGAACCAGCACCTTCTTCATCGCCGCCTGGAGGTCTGGATCGTTCAGATATTCGGGAATCGTCACCTCGAGATCATCTTCGACCTTAAAATCGTAGAAGTTGGTCTTCTGGGCAACCATGAAGAGCATGCCGAGAAGTTCGTTGCCGATCTCGTAGCCCTGGTGGGCGGACTGGACCTGGGCCCAGGTCTGCGCATCGTAACCGCCCTGGGGTTTTTCCCTGTTCAGCAGTTCGTTAAGTTTGAGGAACTCGCCCTTTTCCAGACCGAAGGTCTTGCGAAGCTCGGCGTAGAAGGCGAGGGCGCTTTCGAGCAGATCGCGGTCATGCGTCCAGATCACCTCGGCGGCCGGGGCCTCGGGACGCCAGGTCATGTGCAGGTACTCGTAGGTCTCTTCCAGGATAACCAGGGGATTTCGCAGCCAGAGGACCTTGCCCTTCTCGAGCTTGAAGTTCTGCCTGTTGAGGCTCAACCAGCCGGAAAGGAGATGCGGGTCTGCCAACAGCTTCTCCATCGGCCGGGTCAGCAGGGTGCCCTTGCGGTCGAGGGTCTCCGAAACCGATTTTGCCGCTTCGGGCTCTCCGCCGTAGAGCTTGCCGTAGTGCTTCTTCATGGCCAGGAACGCATAGACAACGTCGAGCTTGGCGGCCTCTTCCTTCAGCTTGCCGACGAGAGTCAGGTAGGGAACGACGAAGCGGGTTGTCGGCTTGGCCATCACGTTGTTGCCGATGAACCAGTTGACCAGGCCGTAGTGGAACTCGAGGTTGGTCGCCAGGTCGGTACCGCGCAGTGTCGTGCTGCGCAGGACCTTCGACAGATGGTTGTAGCTTTCGAGGCGGTCTTTCTCCTTGGTCAGGAGCAGGGCGATGTTGGAATCGTAGGCTCCGGCAACCGTGTAGCGCATGAACTGGCCGGTGTCGGGGTTGACCATGCAAATCCCCTGGTCATCGCGGATCTCCCCTTCGATCGGGGTCGACCAGTAGCGGATGACGCCGCCGGCGCTCGGCGACAGGGAGCAGTCGGTAGCGTTGAGCCGGGCCTCGGCGCCGGCGCCGAAACGGGGCAGGCGCTCCGGACGGGGAAGGCGCTCCTTGTGCTCAGCGAGCAGAGCCATCGCCTCGACCAGCGACTCGACAATGAAGAAATCGTTCTTGTCCTTGGGGTTGGTGAATTTGAGGCTGTAGACCAGCTCGGTCACCCGGTGCTCGACCTGAATGCGGGTGTTGACCTCCATGAAGTAGTGGCGGCTGCCGTCGACGATGCACTCGAAGGTCGAGGCCGAATCGAGGCCGACGGCCTTGCCGAAGCGCTCCGACTCCTCCTCCATCCGCTTGAGGACTTTCAGGTCCGACTCCAGGGCCTTGACCTGAGCCTTGAGGCCGGCCTTCTTGGCCTTTTCGATTTCAAGCGCCAAAGCCTCCTGGGTCACGGAGATCTCGAGCAGCTTCTGTTCGTGCATCTGCAGGGAGCAGTCGCGGCCGCCGAGGGCGATCGCCCACTCGCCGTTGCCGAGAAGCTGAATCTCATTGTGCCGGGTCTGCTCGATGTTGAGCTCGACGAGAACGTTCTTGTTGTCGCCGACGCCGTTCGCCTTGACCTCGAGCAGGACCTCGCGAACCAGCTCCGGCGCGTCGGCGGCGGCTTTCTTGACGTCGGCGTCGGTCGGGTTTTTCTTGGTCAGCAGGGACGCGCCGAGGATCCGCTGCCCCTTGCCGCCCCCGCCGCCGATGGCCTTGAGGCGGATCCGGGCGCCGGGATAGTCCTTGAACATCGCCGCACATTCGGCCTCGACCTGGGCGCCGAGCTCTTCCATGGAGAAGAGGTCGATCCCCTTGTCGTAGGAGGCGAAAAGGATCTTGTCGGCCAACTCTTCGAGAGAGAGCGTCTCGTCCTTGAGCACCTTGGCGTCAACCTTGAGCCCCTCGGCCTTGACCAGCGCCAGCAGCGCCTCGCGGCTCGGATGCTTCTTTACCAGGGTGCGGGCGGTGACGTTGTCGATGCCGGGGGTGACCGAGACGTCGACGGAGAGGGCGGTGCGCTTCGCCTCGTCCTTCTTGCCTGCGCCGCGCTGGGTCGCGGCGCAGGGGCCGATGAACTTGAGCCCGGCGTCCTCGATGGCGGCGACGAACTCATCGTCTTCGGCCATGAAACCGTAGCCGGCGAAAATCGCGTCGTAGCCGTTGTCCTTCGCAATCGAGATAATCTGCCCGATGCGCTCGATGCGCTCCTCCTTGCTGGCCCCGGTGTAGTCGGGAACCCGGTGGACGCGGCTGTTGTCGGTCAGCTTGCGCAGCTCGGGCGAAAGGGCGTTGGGATAGACGATCGAGTCCTTCTCGGAGAGGAGAATGCCGTAGTGGGCAATCCCCATCTCGTCGTAGACGTCCATCGCCTCCTTGCGGATCGGGCCGCGGCAGACGATCAGGGGCTTGAGTTCCTCGCAGGAGAAAGAGCGGACCCACTCGGAGGAGGAGAGGCTCAAGCGGCGATCGCGGTGAATCAGCGGATTATTCTGATAGTAGTCAGTCGTCTGTGCCATCGGTTTTATCTCCAAATCGAAACCTACGTTCGCTTTCATTCAATAGCCCCCTCGCCAGCCTAGTGGAACTCGCGCTGGACGCCCTGCCACGCCGAAGGCTTGTAATGGCGGAGGAGGAAGTTCATGTTCTTGCCGAGCTCCTGGCGCAGGTCGGTCGGCATCACGATCGAGGAGATGGAGCCGAGGGCCAGACCCTCCTTCGGGTTCATCAGTTCCTTCTCGTAGCGCAGGTTGAGCTCCGCCTCCTGGGCCTTGAGCCAATCGGCGGCCTCTTTCTCGGCGTCTTTCTTGGCCTCGGTCCCGTCCATGCCGGCGGCGATGCGCTCGGCCGCCCCTTTTTTGATCATCTCGGAGAGGGAACCGCGCAGCTTGCGCAGCTCGCCCTTGTAGACGAACTCCTTGCCCGCCGGCCCCATGACCGCCAGGCGGGTCGTCGGCAGGGCGAGTACCAGGTCGGCGCCGGTCGGGTAGTTGTTGTAGGAGGCGTAGGCGCCGCCGAAGGCGTTGCGCAGGATCAGCAGGATGCGCGGGGTGCGAACGTCGACGATCGAGTCGAGCATCGAGCGGCCGGCCTGAACGATGCCGCGGGCCTCCTGCTCGCGCCCGGGGAGGAAGCCGGTGGTATCCTCCATGAAGATCAGCGGGATATTGTAGATATTGCAGAAACGCACGAACCGAGCGATCTTCACCGCCGAGTCGCAATCGATCTGGCCTGAGGCGACCGCCTAGTTGTTGGCGACGAAACCGACCACGTTGCCTCCGAGGCGGCCGAAGGCGGTGATCGCTTCGCGGGCGCGGCCCGGCTGCATCTCGAAGTAATCCCCGTGATCGCAGATCTGCTGGATGACGATGGAAACGTCGAAAGGCGTGTTGAAGCCCGTCGGCGAGTTGAAGGCCTTTTTGAGCAGGGTGTTGATCTCCCAGGTCTTGCGCTCGAGAGGATCGCTCGTCTCCTGGAAGGGCGCCATGGAGAAATTGTTGTCGGGAAGGTAGCTCAGCAGGCGCACCGCGGTGCGCAGGGCCGCCGTCTCGTCGGCTACGGTCAGGTCGGCCACGCCGGAGCTGCCGTGAACCTTCGGGCCGCCCAGCTCCTCGGGAGTGATGTCCTCGCCGAGGACCGACTTGACGACGCCGGGGCCGGTGAGGCCGAAAAAGGTATCCTCGGGCTGGATGACGAAGCTGCCCTGGCGAGGCAGGTAGGAGCCGCCGCCGGCGTTGAAGCCGAACATGCACATGATAGAGGGGACCACGCCGCTGATCTTGCGCAGGGCGGTGAAGGCCTCGGCGTAGCCGTCAAGGCCGCCGACCCCGGCCGGCACGAAGGCCCCGGCCGAGTCGTTCATGCCGAGAACCGGGATCCCCTTCTCGCCGGCCATGTTGAAGAGCTTGGCCAGCTTGCTGCCGTTGGTGGCGTCGATGGAGCCGGCGCGGACGGTGAAATCGTGCCCGTAGAGGGCGACGTCGCGGCCGCCGATATTGAGAATGCCGGTGACCAGGGAAGCGCCGTCGAGATTCTTGCCCCAGTTCTGGAACAGAATGTTCGGGTCTTCGTCGGTGAGAACCTTGATCCGCTCCCAGACGGTCATGCGCTTCTTGAAGTGCTGCTTCTCGATCTGTCCGACGGCGACCGACTTGACCGGACGCTGGATCAGCTCGTAGCCTTCTTTCATGACCTCTTCATAGCCGCCGGTCGCACCGGCGATTTCCCCCGGGATGTTGAATTCGACTTCCTCCCGTGGCGCCAAAGGATTCTTCAAGGAAGGTTTGATCAATTTTTTGGACATTTCGGTCATCCCTTTTGAATAAATAAATGAACGGATCTCCGGAAAACGACTCTCTGTGCTGCGAACCAGCCTATCGACAACTCGGACTGCCTGAAACCGCCAAAAACGATACGGTTCCGTGAAAAACGCCAAACGCCGCCGAACCCCTCCCGGGGCTGCCGGACAGAAGGCTCGCGCGCAGGATGCTATTTCCCACCAAAAATAAAAAGAAGTTCTATTCGGGGAGGATATAACGGAAATGGTCGAAATTGTCAATAAAATTATTTACCTTAGATAAAAACATTTATTCAGATTAAAGAGCCGCTTTAACTACTTAGCCGCCTCCCCTTCCCCGCCTTCGGCCCCCTTCCATCGCACCCGGATTTTCAAACTTTCGTTTTGTTTTTCAATCCCCCCCTCCACCAAGCCCCCGCCAGGACGGCTCAGAACGACCGGAGGCATATTGACTTTTTTCTCCGGATCCACTACTTTAATTCTGGTCCATGGCGCTTCTGCGGGAGATTCCAGCCCCTTTCCACACGACATCAATTCCAACGAGGTACATACATCCTTGCAAGTTGAACCTTTCGATTGGCCTCTAGGCATCCGCCTTTGGCCCAACGAGCGGCGCCGGGTCCGGCGCCTGCGGGAGGGTTACGACTACTCCCCGATTGAAAATTCGAGCGACTCCTTTCGCTTCACCGCTGTCTCCGGCGCCGCCAAGGTCCCCGGGGTCTTCCGCTCCTTTGCCGACTGCCTTCCGGAGGAGTCCTTCCTGATCCTGGAGTTCTACCAGGAGGAACACGAAGCGGCCCCTGACGAGCAACCCCTTCCGGCGGTCTACTACTCCCCCTACCTCCCCACCAACGAGATCCTGGAGACCCTCGAACCCTACCTGCCCCGCCTCATCCACGACGGCTTCGTCGGATTCGGGCTGGCTAACAACCGGGCGGGCATGGAACTGTTCTACTCGGAAGAGAAGGTCCTCACCTTCTTTACCGGCAACCACCTCCGGGTCACGGACATGCTGGCCCGCCACGGCCTTCATCACCGCTCGGACCTGCTCTATCCCACCGACCTTGGACACGATCACCTCTCGCTGCTGTGCCATCCCCAGGGCACCCTCCCCCAGCCCTTCAGCGCCCTCAGCGAAACGGAACTCGACTATGTCCATTTCTGCGGGGAGGTCACCCAACTTCTCGACATGTACCCCGTGGAGGAGAGTCTTTCCTTCTTCCTCTCCAAAAAGGAGCAGGACCTGATTGAGGCGCGCCTCCAGGAAAACCCCGACCTCGCCGAGTTCGCCGAGGAGGATTTCGGCACCCTGCTTCTGGACTGGGACGATTTCGTCAGCGAATGCTCCACCGCCTTCGAAGGGGACCTCTGGGACTATCGCCAGGGGCTTAAACTGCGGGACATGATCGAGTACGTCCTGGAGGGGATCCCCGCGACCCTCTCCGGCAAGGTGCGCGAAATCATCGCCAGTTCAGACGAGAAGTTCCAGCAGAACCTGACCGACCGGCGCAAGCGTCTCGACCCTCCGGGGCCCGGGCCGGCTCAGGATGACCGTTTCTGGTACCGGGGCATGGTCCGCAACCAGGGCGCCTACCTGCGCCGCGACCTGATCCGCCAGGGCTGGTTCAAGCCTGCAACCTGAGCCGGGAGGGGCTCTGACCGGGCAACTGCACACCTTTTCCCGCCCCGGACCGACGGAACCAGGCTGTACGTCCCAGGGTCAAGACAGCCGGGCAAAAGGGAAGGACTGCTTTCGTTCGCGTGGACTCCTGCAGCCTTTTGCCTTTCACCTAGAACCTGTTACCTTTCTCCTGAAGCCATGATCGCCCTTATCGCCGCCATCCCCATGGAAACCGAACTGCTGCGCAAAGCAATGGCGCCCTGCGAAGTGCGCCGCAGCGGCGGCTGGGACCTCTTTCTGGGCCCCCTGCACGGGCAGCTCGTTCAGCTGCTCCACAGCGGGGTGGGCAAGGCCAACGCCGCGGC
It encodes:
- a CDS encoding methylmalonyl-CoA mutase family protein; protein product: MSIRDQKGRWESTTVKKVTDRNPERKAKFETTSDLELERVFTPEGDAPAYMETLGLPGEYPYTRGVQPTMYRGRFWTMRQYAGFGTAKESNERYRYLLGAGQTGLSVAFDLPTQMGYDSDGPMADGEVGKVGVAIDTLADMEILFDQIPLDKVSTSMTINASAAVLLAMYIAVAEKQGVSSDKVMGTIQNDILKEYMARGTYIYPPQESMRIITDIFAYCKDHVPKWNTISISGYHIREAGSSAVQEVAFTLADGIAYVEAAIKAGLDVDEFAPRLAFFFNAHNNLFEEVAKFRAARRIWAKVMKERFGAKNPKSQMLRFHTQTAGCTLTAQQPDNNIMRVTIQALAAVLGGTQSLHTNSRDEALALPTEDSVRIALRTQQVIAHESGAADSIDPLAGSYMVESLTDQIEAKALEYIQKIDDLGGATEAISRGFQQKEIQDSAFAYQKAIESEDQVIVGVNKFTVEEEPPKDLLKIKPEVEIAQKKAIAEVKGSRDQAAVQEKLAALKQASQGTDNLMPYILDAVKAYASLGEICDVMRDVFGEHQETVVL
- a CDS encoding XRE family transcriptional regulator, which gives rise to MALEFNIGSKIKKLRKARKLTLQDVARETGFSPALISQIENNNVSPPIATLSKLAKFFDVKMGLFFEEEEEERKFEVVRSGERRVASRVISKAGTGHGYTYEALSFRKRNKKMEPFLVSVSERAEEETLYNHEGEEFLLILKGKAEVILEDQRIILEAGDAIYFDSELKHRLLSYDGQEVQVVAVVTR
- a CDS encoding biotin/lipoyl-containing protein; the encoded protein is MAQTTDYYQNNPLIHRDRRLSLSSSEWVRSFSCEELKPLIVCRGPIRKEAMDVYDEMGIAHYGILLSEKDSIVYPNALSPELRKLTDNSRVHRVPDYTGASKEERIERIGQIISIAKDNGYDAIFAGYGFMAEDDEFVAAIEDAGLKFIGPCAATQRGAGKKDEAKRTALSVDVSVTPGIDNVTARTLVKKHPSREALLALVKAEGLKVDAKVLKDETLSLEELADKILFASYDKGIDLFSMEELGAQVEAECAAMFKDYPGARIRLKAIGGGGGKGQRILGASLLTKKNPTDADVKKAAADAPELVREVLLEVKANGVGDNKNVLVELNIEQTRHNEIQLLGNGEWAIALGGRDCSLQMHEQKLLEISVTQEALALEIEKAKKAGLKAQVKALESDLKVLKRMEEESERFGKAVGLDSASTFECIVDGSRHYFMEVNTRIQVEHRVTELVYSLKFTNPKDKNDFFIVESLVEAMALLAEHKERLPRPERLPRFGAGAEARLNATDCSLSPSAGGVIRYWSTPIEGEIRDDQGICMVNPDTGQFMRYTVAGAYDSNIALLLTKEKDRLESYNHLSKVLRSTTLRGTDLATNLEFHYGLVNWFIGNNVMAKPTTRFVVPYLTLVGKLKEEAAKLDVVYAFLAMKKHYGKLYGGEPEAAKSVSETLDRKGTLLTRPMEKLLADPHLLSGWLSLNRQNFKLEKGKVLWLRNPLVILEETYEYLHMTWRPEAPAAEVIWTHDRDLLESALAFYAELRKTFGLEKGEFLKLNELLNREKPQGGYDAQTWAQVQSAHQGYEIGNELLGMLFMVAQKTNFYDFKVEDDLEVTIPEYLNDPDLQAAMKKVLVPPPATKADEIVTPGGGMYYAQEAPGMPPFAKEGDHFEKGQPLFILEVMKMFNKVPAPFSGTIDKILIEGGDGVIVQKGQPLFKVTPDEKFVDVDPKAIEKEKRGRTAEYLEAVL